In Flavobacterium piscisymbiosum, the sequence CCTCCGGCACAAAGCATCATAGGAAGATCAGGATATTTGGCTTTTATTCGATCCAGAACTTTATACAAACCTTTTGTATATTCAATAAACAAATGCGATTGCTGATTTTTAAGATAGGTAGAATATGCACTGGTCATCATACGATTACAATCCCATTTAAAAAACGCAACACCCTGCTTGGTTTGCATGATATCATCGACAACCTTAAAAACAAAATCCTGAACCTGCGGATTGCATAAATCAAGAACCAATTGTGTGCGATAAATATTCTTTTCTCTGTTAGGTAAACTCAATACCCAATCCGGATGTTTTTCGTACAGTTCAGTTTTTTCGTTGATCATTTCCGGCTCGATCCAGATACCAAATTTCACATTGGTTTCTTTGGCTTTTTCCATCAGAAAACCAATACCATTTGGCAATTTTGACTTTGTTGCCTGCCAGTCGCCTAAACCTGATGTTGAACCGCTTCTTGGGTATTTGTTTCCAAACCATCCATCATCCAGCAAAAACATATCTACGCCCAATGTTTTGGCATCTGTAAACATGTTGGCGAGTTTATTTTCGTCAAAATCAAAAAAGGTTGTTTCCCAATTGTTCAATAAAGTAAGTCGCGGTTTTTCGCCATCTTTAAGGCCGTATTTTCTGGCCCAGGCGTGCAAATTTCTACTCGCCTGACCTTTGCCCTGATTCGAAAAGGTATAAATAAAAACAGGTGTTTTGAATGTTTTTCCGGGCTCTAAATTATACTCGGAAGCAAATTCATTTATACCTGAAATAATTCTCAACTCATTATTGTTATCAATATCAAATGTATACTTGAAGTTTCCCGACCAAGCAATTGTACCAGCAATCACTTCGCCTGTATTTTCGCCTGATTTCGAATTTAAAGAAAGAAAAAAACTAGGTGAAGCAAACATATTGGTTCGAACTCCCAATTTCGAATCGATAACCTTGATGCCTCTTGTAAGCTGACTTTCTTCCATTCGAACTTCCTCAACAACATCACTGTAAAATTGTGTCAGCCAATATTGATCAGCATCCAAATGCAATGCCGAGGAAGCATAATTGTACAGCATTACAGCTTTTTTCTCGTTGTGCTGAATTTCTGTCCAGGATTCGATTACATTTTCTTTGTAGAAAGTTTTATAATGAAGATTGACAAAAACCGGATATTGAGGATCTTTTAATTTGATGATAATCTCAGCTGTATTATCATCAATTTTTTGAATCGTATGGTTTTGATATTCTAATTCTAATGAAGGATTTCCGTCGTTGTGCGTGATTCTAATAGCGGGTTCGAACAAATTATCGGTTCCAAAAGTTGGATATGCCGAATGACGTAAATCAATTAAAGGATTCCCGTCATTGACCACAAAATTCTTGGTATTTTCTTTTGAAACGGCTTCGTATTCGCTACTGTTATTCAGTTTTGTTCCTAAATACGTCTGATACAATTTTTTGTTTTTACCAACCTTAAGCACTAACGCAGAATTTTGAGTTTCGATCTTAATTAAAGAACTTTCCTGCGCCTGAATAGCTGAATATGTAATGGTCAATAATAACAGTAAAAATTGCTTCATTTTTTTTTATTTTATTTAATTAAGATTTAACGAATTACAATACTTTTATCAAGCGTAATATTGTCATTTCGATTGCTAATGATATAATGTTTTTTTCAGGAGCTAATCCCGCTATACGTTTCAATCTTTTGTGCCGAACCCCGGCACAAAAGGATTTCCACTTCTATCGGGGCTAGGGCAATTGTTTTCATACGAACTATTTCCCATTTTTGTCATCCTAGAACGAAGGATCATACGAGAAACTCCACAAAGAAAATCGCCAATCTTTGTAGAATTACTTACGGAGATTTCTCGTTCCTCGAAATGACAAACAGAGTGCATATTTAATATCCAAAAGGATTATCAACACTATGCATTGGCTCAGTAAACCACTTCGCCCCGTTTTCTGTCATGTAAAAATGATCTTCATGACGAATTCCAAATTTCCCCGGAATACAAATCATCGGTTCATTGCTCACGACCATTCCTTCCTGTAATTTTATTTCGCTTCCGCGGACTAAATACGGAAATTCATGAATGTCTAATCCGGTTCCGTGCCCTACTCTGTGCGGTAATCCCGGTAAATCATAATCAGGGCTTAGTCCGGCTTCCGCCAAAGTTTTTCTCGCCGCGTCATCGACAGATCCGCACGAAGCATCGATATTCGCCGCTTCAAAAGCAGCAAATTGAACTTTTTGCTCCAAATTCCAAATGGTTCTGTATTCTTCCGAAGGAGTTCCGTATGCATAAGATCTTGTAATATCAGAAAGATAACCTTCTAATCTACAGCCTGTATCTACAATCACAGCATCATTTTCTTTTAAAGGCTGAGGAACCGAAACGCCATGAGGATATTGTGTATCATCAGCAAATAAAACGATACAGAAATAAGAGCCCGAAGGTATTCCTGCCTTAATATGTGCTTTATTTATAAAATCAACAACTTCGTCGACGGTAATTCCTGGTCGTAATATTTTAGCGGCAGCACGCTGAACCTCCATCGTAATATCTTTTGCTTTTTGAATAATAGCAATTTCATTTTTAGATTTTTGCATTCTGCAAGCGGCCGTAATTTCTTGCGCATTTATAAAAGCATGCGAAGTATTGGCTTTTGAAACTCCATCAACTAAAAAATAAGGCGCAGATTCATCAACGGCAATTCTCCCATACTCAGAGTTTCTGTCATTCAATAATTTACCAAATAAAACATAAGGCGATTCGTGTTCTTCCCAACAATTAATATTGGCCTGAACTTTCATGTATTTCTTAAAAGTACCTTCTTCAAATTTTGGCACTATATATTCTAAAGAACCATCATCAAACAATAAAGCACCAACCATTCTTTCAGAAGCATTCCACTTCGTTCCTGTAAAATAATACAGATTGGTTCCCGCATTCAGGTAAAGTGCCTGAACAGAAAGCTCTTTCATCAATCCAGTTGCTTTTTTTATGCGCTCCAGATATTCCTCCAACTGAATGGGTTGTACATCCTGAGTTCTGTTTTGTATTTTTTCTAATTCGATTGCAGCAGTAGAACCGCCTATACCAATTGTCATTTTTTTCTGTTTTTAGGTTATAAAGTGCTAATTTAAGATAATTCATAAAAACCTAAATTAAACACATAACTATGTTTGAGAAACTTGTTTCTTTTTGATTTACTTTTTTTTTCAAAATCGTTAAATCTATGTTTCTATGTGTTTAAATTAATTGAATTGTATTTATAATTATTGAAGAGAATTATTCTGTTTTAGGTTTTGTCTGTTTCATTAATTCCAATACACCTTTTTGATCAATCGCATAATCGTACAAACGCAAAGAAGCCATAAAACCAGAGAAATTTTCTCCAATATCTGATGCTCCAATGATAATTTTGGCTTTATCAATTGCAGACGATAATAACATATTTTGTGAATTGTCCAGCACACCATCTACATATATTTTCTCTACAACTCCATCAAAAGTCAGCACGATATAATGCCATTTATTCGCCTCTGGAATCGTATTGTAACGCATATCAAAATGACCGTCCAGATGTGGCGCAGCTCCATAATTGCTGCTGTTATAAGCCAAAGCATTGTATGAATTGGCTAAATTAAATTCGTTTCGATCGCACCACGATGCCAGAATTTCTCCTTCTTTGGCAACTTCAGGATTTTTAACCCAGGTTGCGAC encodes:
- a CDS encoding alpha-galactosidase, which translates into the protein MKQFLLLLLTITYSAIQAQESSLIKIETQNSALVLKVGKNKKLYQTYLGTKLNNSSEYEAVSKENTKNFVVNDGNPLIDLRHSAYPTFGTDNLFEPAIRITHNDGNPSLELEYQNHTIQKIDDNTAEIIIKLKDPQYPVFVNLHYKTFYKENVIESWTEIQHNEKKAVMLYNYASSALHLDADQYWLTQFYSDVVEEVRMEESQLTRGIKVIDSKLGVRTNMFASPSFFLSLNSKSGENTGEVIAGTIAWSGNFKYTFDIDNNNELRIISGINEFASEYNLEPGKTFKTPVFIYTFSNQGKGQASRNLHAWARKYGLKDGEKPRLTLLNNWETTFFDFDENKLANMFTDAKTLGVDMFLLDDGWFGNKYPRSGSTSGLGDWQATKSKLPNGIGFLMEKAKETNVKFGIWIEPEMINEKTELYEKHPDWVLSLPNREKNIYRTQLVLDLCNPQVQDFVFKVVDDIMQTKQGVAFFKWDCNRMMTSAYSTYLKNQQSHLFIEYTKGLYKVLDRIKAKYPDLPMMLCAGGGGRVDYGFLNYFTEFWASDNTDPFDRVFIQWGYSNFYPALATCNHVTSMGNQSIKFKTDVAMMGKLGFDIHVGGLKPNELQFCQEAVANYKRLSPVIWQGDLYRLISPYEESRAVLSYVNHDKTKSVVFSYTLHPLTDPNYSLVRLEGLDPLKKYEVKEINLMPDGKNTFEGSGNVFSGDFLMKVGLKVSSARQESSVVLELTAADLKN
- a CDS encoding M24 family metallopeptidase; the encoded protein is MTIGIGGSTAAIELEKIQNRTQDVQPIQLEEYLERIKKATGLMKELSVQALYLNAGTNLYYFTGTKWNASERMVGALLFDDGSLEYIVPKFEEGTFKKYMKVQANINCWEEHESPYVLFGKLLNDRNSEYGRIAVDESAPYFLVDGVSKANTSHAFINAQEITAACRMQKSKNEIAIIQKAKDITMEVQRAAAKILRPGITVDEVVDFINKAHIKAGIPSGSYFCIVLFADDTQYPHGVSVPQPLKENDAVIVDTGCRLEGYLSDITRSYAYGTPSEEYRTIWNLEQKVQFAAFEAANIDASCGSVDDAARKTLAEAGLSPDYDLPGLPHRVGHGTGLDIHEFPYLVRGSEIKLQEGMVVSNEPMICIPGKFGIRHEDHFYMTENGAKWFTEPMHSVDNPFGY